A segment of the Methanobacterium spitsbergense genome:
ATAATTTGTTATTATAAATAATTATTGAAAAAAAAAATGTTGATAATAAGTTGAAAAAATAATTAAAAAGTTCTATCACAATGTACAAAACCCATTCTTTTTAAAATTATGGAAATTCCGGAATATTTTGTAATAAATTCAAGCCCCTAAAATTATTTTTTAACAAGAACCCCTAAGACTCCCCCTAATAATCCTAGAATAAAGCTCATAATTACAGATAATTGAATTATAATATATCCAGTCAATATTAATCCTATTTTGGTAGATATTAATCCGGTGATGGCACTTATATCACCCACACCCAGAACCAATAGTAAACCTATTATTAAACCACCAATTATTCCCGAAATTGCCCCTAAAACTGCCCCGTCTTTTGCATCCATTTCATCATAATTTTCATATCCTTTACTGAGAAAAGATGCTATAAATCCTCCGGCAATTGGGCCTAAAAAAAATAAGGGTAAGAATATCCATGATAATATGATAGTTAAAGCAGCATTAATTAGAGCACCTATTCCCATAATTTTCCAATCCATTTTTAATCATCTCAAATAGTTTTTATCATCTTTTATATTTTGAATTTAGAATTTATATTAACTAAACCTAATCCTTGAATATCTTTGAACCAATTTATAGTTTACAATTAATTTCTATTTTACTCTGTTTTGCCTAAGATTATAATTAAAATGAGGATCATATAGAATTCTTTAATATTCAGATTTATAAAATCAAATTTGAATGTATGTAATATATATTTTATTTAGGAGGATTATTATTTTGTTATACAGAACCCTTGGAAAA
Coding sequences within it:
- a CDS encoding DUF5518 domain-containing protein, which translates into the protein MDWKIMGIGALINAALTIILSWIFLPLFFLGPIAGGFIASFLSKGYENYDEMDAKDGAVLGAISGIIGGLIIGLLLVLGVGDISAITGLISTKIGLILTGYIIIQLSVIMSFILGLLGGVLGVLVKK